One segment of Penaeus vannamei isolate JL-2024 chromosome 3, ASM4276789v1, whole genome shotgun sequence DNA contains the following:
- the LOC113810750 gene encoding neuronal acetylcholine receptor subunit alpha-6 gives MSPLSYVFFGVFGLLVICSAVTSEESPPWPRMEEQLRKDLFSNYDKNVRPNNTTIISFNGPFIRDVQLDDKTNAIEMFCWLNFQWQDDRLKWDVAKYGGVDLLSVPVDMLWSPDITTYNAPSVDDIRVIDDQPMVVRSTGSVLWVPPAKLRSSCAADLRLWPRDTHACNITVGSWTQSALMVDFDIQSPPEFKFWTGKESNMTGSTWEVLEANSTREPKTYPCCPEVYVDVALSLRLRRHAPSSTTTIFVPAVCLSLLTLIVFLLPPSAGEKVTIGGFCLVLDLIFLIYVSSVIGVTRSTTPLLVKLSCQQFVLASISLMVSVQVLRLARGPRSTGLSSCIRRPLSALASCLFLGNYGAMVKNDHPSPKDDLKKHYDQPPQYSQLSGSSETTGRDDYVVLAAVVDRLLFLLFLALCLNNVIRFWSVL, from the exons ATGTCTCCTTTATCTTACGTCTTCTTTGGGGTCTTTGGGCTCCTGGTGATTTGCAGTGCAG tAACCAGCGAAGAGTCCCCGCCATGGCCAAGGATGGAAGAACAGCTGAGAAAGGATTTGTTCAGCAACTACGACAAGAACGTTCGGCCGAATAACACCACGATCATTTCGTTCAACGGGCCGTTCATTAGGGATGTTCAGCTG GATGACAAAACCAACGCTATTGAAATGTTCTGCTGGTTGAACTTC CAATGGCAAGATGACCGCTTGAAGTGGGACGTAGCGAAGTATGGTGGTGTGGACCTCCTCTCCGTTCCTGTGGACATGTTGTGGTCACCTGATATTACAACCTACAACGC CCCGAGCGTCGACGACATCCGGGTGATCGACGACCAGCCCATGGTGGTCAGGTCCACAGGCTCGGTGCTGTGGGTTCCCCCCGCCAAGCTCAGGTCATCGTGCGCCGCTGACCTGAGGTTGTGGCCACGTGACACGCACGCTTGCAACATCACGGTCGGGTCATGGACTCAGTCGGCTCTCATGGTTGACTTCGATATCCAGTCGCCTCCTGAG tTCAAGTTCTGGACCGGCAAGGAGAGCAACATGACCGGCTCGACGTGGGAGGTCCTGGAGGCCAACTCGACCAGGGAACCGAAGACCTACCCCTGTTGCCCTGAGGTCTACGTCGACGTCGccctctccctcaggctccgTCGCCACGCCCCCAGCAGCACCACGACGATCTTCGTGCCGGCCGTCT GCCTGAGTCTCCTGACCctcatcgtcttcctccttcctccttctgccgGAGAAAAGGTCACAATCGGAGGATTTTGTCTCGTCCTTgacctcatcttcctcatctacGTGTCCAGTGTCATCGGGGTCACGCGGTCGACCACGCCTCTTTTAG TGAAGCTCTCCTGCCAACAATTCGTCTTGGCTTCCATCAGTTTAATGGTGTCAGTGCAGGTCCTTAGGTTGGCAAGAGGTCCTCGTTCAACCGGACTCTCCTCTTGTATCCGGCGGCCCCTCTCTGCCCTggcctcctgcctcttcctcggAAACTACGGTGCTATG GTGAAGAACGACCACCCTTCACCCAAGGACGACCTGAAGAAGCACTACGACCAGCCTCCACAGTACTCCCAGCTGTCAGGTTCCTCAGAGACGACCGGCAGAGACGACTACGTTGTTCTTGCCGCTGTTGTCGATCGTCTGCTGTTCTTGCTgttcctcgctctctgtctgaaCAATGTCATTCGCTTCTGGAGTGTTCTGTAA